In one Thermococcus sp. 2319x1 genomic region, the following are encoded:
- a CDS encoding S8 family peptidase, translated as MEFNKVFSLLLVFVVLGATAGIVGAVSAEKVRVIITIDKDFNENSVFALGGNVVARGKVFPIVIAELSPRAVERLKNAKGVVRVEYDAEVQVLKGKSPGAGKPKPSQPAQTIPWGIERIKAPDVWSITDGSSSGVIEVAILDTGIDYDHPDLAANLAWGVSVLRGKVSTKPKDYKDQNGHGTHVAGTVAALNNDIGVVGVAPAVEIYAVRVLDASGRGSYSDIILGIEQALLGPDGVLDSDGDGIIVGDPDDDAAEVISMSLGGLSDVQAFHDAIIEAYNYGVVIVAASGNEGASSPSYPAAYPEVIAVGATDVNDQVPWWSNRGVEVSAPGVDVLSTYPDDSYETLSGTSMATPHVSGVVALIQAAYYNKYGSVLPVGTFDDNTMSTVRGILHITADDLGSSGWDADYGYGIVRADLAVQAVN; from the coding sequence ATGGAATTTAACAAAGTTTTTTCTCTGCTGTTGGTCTTTGTTGTACTTGGAGCTACAGCGGGGATAGTAGGGGCAGTGTCTGCCGAGAAAGTTCGGGTGATAATAACAATAGACAAGGACTTTAACGAAAACTCCGTCTTTGCACTTGGAGGAAACGTTGTTGCAAGAGGAAAGGTATTTCCAATCGTTATAGCGGAGCTTTCTCCACGAGCAGTTGAAAGGCTAAAGAATGCTAAGGGTGTCGTGAGAGTAGAGTACGATGCAGAAGTGCAGGTATTAAAGGGCAAATCCCCGGGAGCAGGCAAGCCAAAGCCTTCACAACCAGCTCAAACGATTCCATGGGGAATTGAAAGGATTAAAGCCCCGGATGTATGGAGCATAACTGACGGTTCAAGTAGTGGAGTAATTGAGGTTGCAATCCTAGATACTGGAATTGATTATGACCATCCAGATTTAGCGGCAAATCTCGCGTGGGGTGTAAGCGTACTTAGGGGCAAAGTGTCCACAAAGCCCAAAGATTACAAAGACCAGAATGGCCATGGGACTCATGTTGCGGGAACTGTAGCGGCACTCAATAATGACATTGGAGTTGTAGGAGTCGCCCCAGCTGTGGAGATCTATGCTGTTAGGGTTCTTGATGCAAGCGGTAGAGGATCCTATAGCGACATAATCCTTGGAATAGAGCAAGCACTGCTTGGTCCCGATGGAGTTCTTGACAGTGACGGAGATGGAATAATAGTGGGTGATCCGGATGATGATGCGGCCGAAGTCATAAGCATGAGCCTTGGAGGTTTAAGCGATGTTCAAGCCTTCCATGATGCAATAATAGAGGCATACAATTACGGAGTAGTCATTGTGGCGGCAAGTGGTAATGAGGGAGCCTCAAGCCCAAGCTATCCAGCAGCTTATCCGGAGGTTATAGCCGTTGGGGCAACTGACGTTAATGATCAAGTACCTTGGTGGAGCAACAGGGGAGTGGAAGTAAGTGCTCCTGGCGTTGATGTACTAAGCACGTATCCGGACGATAGTTATGAGACGCTTAGCGGCACTTCAATGGCAACACCCCATGTAAGCGGAGTTGTGGCGCTAATCCAAGCGGCGTACTACAACAAATATGGAAGTGTTCTTCCGGTTGGAACGTTTGATGATAATACCATGAGCACTGTTAGGGGAATTCTACACATCACGGCTGACGACCTTGGAAGCTCGGGTTGGGATGCAGACTATGGTTATGGAATAGTTAGAGCGGATTTAGCTGTTCAAGCTGTCAACTGA
- a CDS encoding CBS domain-containing protein has product MVGISVQEVMTEKFAKIDINAPLSEAIGIFEKEDPDLIIVFDGKLYKGVLTQDLIIRSHLKWDPTKAKVKDVYKPAPVVKPDEDLSLAAKLMIETDLRSLPVGEDKNNVIGVISDISLLERVAKEEFGKRKVEEFMTKDVIALEPSDTVAKALATMRDHAISRIPVVNEEGKLEGLVTLHDLIIRFIKPRFRAQFGEVAGEKIPPFSTQLREVMFRGVITVRPEASVREAVELMKEHNIDGLVVVDSENIVRGVLTVKDLLLPISRMVEQKARFYLQLGGDAHYLSDFTRERIISDIKRFVDGYEELLGNEGIIYLRIRRFPEKLRGVHLYQARMRIVTDKGQWIATGETWGAIQAVHDALRAIERQILQEIELKRETKHTRRFIEYLGF; this is encoded by the coding sequence ATGGTCGGGATTTCTGTCCAAGAGGTTATGACAGAAAAATTTGCAAAAATCGACATAAACGCCCCCCTTTCTGAGGCGATTGGAATTTTTGAAAAGGAAGATCCGGATTTAATCATTGTTTTTGATGGAAAGCTGTATAAGGGTGTATTGACCCAAGACTTGATAATCCGCTCCCACTTAAAGTGGGATCCAACAAAGGCTAAGGTTAAGGATGTGTACAAGCCCGCACCCGTTGTAAAACCCGATGAAGATTTAAGTTTAGCGGCTAAACTTATGATTGAGACCGATTTGCGTTCACTCCCTGTCGGAGAGGATAAGAACAATGTTATTGGTGTAATAAGCGATATTTCCTTACTTGAAAGGGTTGCCAAGGAAGAATTTGGAAAAAGAAAGGTTGAAGAATTTATGACAAAAGACGTCATTGCACTTGAACCCTCAGATACCGTGGCTAAGGCACTTGCAACAATGAGGGATCATGCAATTTCAAGAATTCCGGTTGTAAACGAAGAGGGAAAGCTCGAAGGCTTGGTAACACTGCATGACCTGATTATCAGGTTCATAAAACCAAGATTCAGGGCACAGTTCGGAGAAGTGGCTGGAGAAAAAATCCCGCCGTTCTCAACTCAGCTTAGGGAAGTTATGTTTAGAGGAGTGATAACAGTAAGACCAGAGGCAAGCGTTAGGGAAGCTGTAGAATTAATGAAGGAGCACAACATCGACGGACTTGTTGTAGTTGATAGTGAAAACATAGTCCGGGGAGTTCTCACAGTTAAAGATCTTTTGCTCCCGATCTCAAGAATGGTCGAGCAGAAAGCAAGATTCTACTTACAGCTTGGTGGGGATGCCCACTATTTAAGTGACTTTACAAGGGAGAGAATAATTTCAGACATAAAGAGGTTTGTGGATGGGTATGAAGAGCTTCTCGGAAACGAGGGGATAATCTATCTTAGAATCAGAAGATTTCCGGAGAAGCTCCGTGGGGTTCACCTCTATCAGGCAAGAATGAGGATTGTAACCGATAAAGGGCAGTGGATTGCTACTGGAGAGACATGGGGTGCAATACAGGCAGTTCATGATGCCCTAAGGGCAATAGAGAGGCAGATACTTCAAGAAATAGAACTTAAAAGGGAAACAAAGCACACCAGAAGGTTTATAGAGTATCTTGGCTTCTGA
- a CDS encoding DUF835 domain-containing protein has protein sequence MSVIPYINFLSRWLLFLAALYKTTKTKEKRWGLITIALFINALDVESYILTPLGVSIKPEAYEIASKIPNFLIAGLLFWGGIQLKKERSEFKDVVALGVFAVAAYIWLFLLATEFFEGFKHSFAIKASFPSFVFGVSLIYVGYVLRNYVISKNTLEELFPWGLILLGAINLTYPFIRNIESIAPVAFLLAAVFRLMAAVGALKFVIYPSEIAVFETPKQQKPPGIKGTFIFKSKEDLEKVIPDFFKQNVIMITRNPPKEKVPENTLVYWLTKIEQSSIKSDGKIYPVSPTRIDILIHLLTKNLESGYNAVYMDGFEYLMIENGFESAVKFLFDLKDRVISEGKVIALIIDPRTLTEKQMALLEREFGKRT, from the coding sequence ATGAGTGTTATCCCTTACATTAATTTTCTATCGAGATGGTTGCTTTTCCTTGCCGCGCTTTATAAAACCACGAAAACCAAAGAAAAAAGGTGGGGATTAATAACCATTGCTCTCTTCATAAATGCCCTCGATGTAGAAAGCTATATCTTAACCCCTCTTGGAGTTTCCATTAAGCCAGAGGCATATGAGATTGCCTCCAAAATACCAAACTTCCTTATAGCAGGCCTACTATTTTGGGGAGGGATTCAGCTAAAGAAAGAGAGAAGCGAGTTCAAAGACGTTGTAGCTTTAGGGGTATTTGCTGTTGCTGCGTACATCTGGCTCTTTCTTTTGGCAACTGAATTCTTTGAGGGATTTAAACACTCATTTGCAATTAAAGCGTCTTTTCCCAGCTTTGTCTTTGGAGTCTCCTTAATATATGTTGGATACGTGTTGAGGAACTATGTGATCTCCAAGAACACGCTTGAGGAACTCTTTCCATGGGGATTAATTCTTTTGGGAGCAATAAACCTCACATACCCGTTTATAAGAAACATTGAGTCGATTGCACCAGTGGCATTTCTGCTGGCAGCAGTTTTTCGATTAATGGCTGCAGTGGGGGCATTGAAATTTGTAATATATCCCTCAGAAATAGCGGTGTTTGAGACACCAAAACAGCAAAAACCGCCGGGGATTAAAGGAACATTTATATTCAAAAGCAAAGAAGACCTTGAAAAAGTAATTCCAGACTTCTTTAAGCAGAATGTTATCATGATAACAAGGAACCCACCAAAGGAAAAAGTTCCCGAAAATACTTTAGTTTACTGGCTCACAAAAATTGAGCAGAGTAGCATTAAATCTGATGGAAAAATTTACCCAGTGTCACCAACGAGAATAGATATCCTAATTCATCTCCTAACCAAGAACCTTGAAAGTGGCTACAACGCAGTTTATATGGACGGATTTGAGTATTTAATGATAGAAAACGGGTTTGAGAGTGCCGTCAAGTTCTTGTTTGATTTGAAGGACAGAGTGATAAGTGAGGGAAAAGTTATTGCTTTAATAATAGACCCAAGAACCCTAACCGAGAAGCAGATGGCACTCTTAGAGAGAGAATTTGGCAAGAGAACATGA
- the glmU gene encoding bifunctional sugar-1-phosphate nucleotidylyltransferase/acetyltransferase: MKGVVLAAGKGERLRPLTDDRPKVMLKVANKAIIDYVFESIYPFVDEFIVIVRYQKEKLMEYLGDEYGGKPITYVEQVEGEGTAKAIYSAIEYVENEEFLAVNGDIYFEKEGIKTLLQSFRKSNADAALLVKRFEDLTSFGMVEVEGELVKSIREKPGAVSGYANLGIYLFKPEVFKFIENTPQSQRGEYEITDTINLMIKEGKKVTYAIYEGYWNDIGRPWNLLELNEYILKNHLRHSIKGIVEEGATILPPVEIGEGTVVRSGAYIIGPVKIGKNSKIGPNCFIRPYTSIGDNCHVGNAVEIKNSIIMDHSNAPHLNYVGDSIIGENTNLGAGTITANLRHDNKTIKVEIKGKLEDSGRRKLGAIIGHNVKTGINVTIYPGRKIGSNSFIGPGVIVDKNIPPNVLVVAKQEKEIVER, translated from the coding sequence ATGAAGGGTGTAGTGCTCGCGGCTGGAAAGGGTGAAAGATTAAGACCTCTTACAGATGATAGACCAAAAGTCATGCTTAAGGTTGCAAACAAAGCGATAATAGACTATGTCTTTGAAAGTATATACCCTTTTGTTGACGAGTTCATAGTAATTGTGAGGTACCAAAAGGAAAAGCTCATGGAGTACTTAGGAGACGAATACGGCGGAAAGCCAATAACCTACGTGGAGCAGGTAGAAGGAGAGGGGACAGCAAAAGCTATCTATTCTGCAATTGAATACGTAGAAAATGAGGAGTTTTTGGCAGTTAACGGGGACATATACTTTGAGAAGGAAGGCATAAAAACTCTTTTACAATCCTTCAGGAAAAGCAATGCCGATGCCGCGTTGCTTGTGAAAAGGTTTGAAGATTTAACCTCTTTCGGAATGGTAGAGGTAGAGGGAGAGCTCGTAAAGAGCATTAGAGAAAAGCCCGGAGCTGTTTCAGGGTATGCGAACTTGGGAATTTACTTATTCAAGCCAGAAGTTTTTAAGTTCATAGAGAACACTCCACAAAGCCAGCGCGGAGAATACGAGATAACGGACACAATAAATCTCATGATAAAAGAAGGTAAGAAAGTAACCTACGCAATTTATGAGGGCTACTGGAACGATATAGGAAGGCCATGGAACCTCTTAGAGCTAAACGAGTACATTCTCAAAAACCATCTCCGGCACAGTATAAAGGGTATTGTGGAGGAAGGGGCAACAATTCTCCCCCCGGTGGAAATCGGAGAAGGAACTGTCGTCAGAAGTGGAGCCTATATCATAGGGCCCGTAAAAATCGGGAAAAACTCCAAAATAGGCCCTAATTGCTTTATAAGACCCTACACAAGCATTGGAGACAATTGTCACGTAGGAAACGCCGTTGAAATTAAAAACTCAATAATAATGGATCACAGCAATGCTCCTCATTTAAACTACGTGGGAGATTCAATTATAGGTGAGAACACCAACCTAGGGGCTGGAACAATAACGGCTAACTTAAGACACGACAACAAAACTATAAAGGTGGAAATAAAAGGTAAACTCGAGGATAGCGGAAGAAGGAAGCTGGGGGCGATAATAGGACACAACGTAAAAACGGGCATTAACGTGACTATCTACCCGGGAAGAAAAATAGGGAGCAACTCTTTTATCGGCCCGGGTGTGATAGTTGATAAGAACATTCCTCCCAACGTGCTGGTTGTTGCCAAACAGGAAAAAGAGATTGTTGAAAGGTGA
- a CDS encoding undecaprenyl-diphosphate phosphatase: protein MEYYQAIFIGLLQGITEWLPISSSGQVMLFLINLLKIPPEQAYSYSLLLHLGTLMALFFKFRYDLGRILLKLILFRWEEEERFLFYSTLFTGIIGLPIYKTFKIVASSFNGEAINGIIGIALILTGIVLKKAQEAPLEKLEKGLKKEKEEVTIFDAIVAGVAQGMAVIPGISRSGMTVGSLLLLGVKQEKAVRLSFLMAIPAITGALFLELPEVSSTSEPLTLPLTAIVTAFVVSLLMIEAILKIAKRLDFSKFCIFFGSIALIASLLGVLV from the coding sequence ATGGAGTATTACCAAGCAATTTTTATCGGACTACTGCAAGGGATTACGGAGTGGTTGCCAATAAGCAGTTCTGGACAGGTAATGCTATTTTTGATAAACCTTCTCAAGATTCCTCCGGAGCAAGCCTATTCTTATTCCCTACTTTTGCATTTAGGAACTCTCATGGCATTGTTTTTTAAGTTCAGATATGATTTGGGGAGGATTTTGCTCAAATTGATTCTCTTTAGATGGGAAGAAGAGGAAAGGTTCCTATTCTATTCCACCCTGTTCACGGGCATAATAGGCCTCCCCATATACAAAACTTTTAAGATTGTTGCATCTTCATTCAACGGAGAGGCAATTAATGGAATAATAGGCATAGCTCTAATACTCACCGGCATAGTCCTAAAGAAAGCTCAAGAAGCTCCTTTGGAAAAGCTGGAAAAAGGATTAAAAAAGGAAAAAGAGGAAGTTACAATATTCGATGCAATAGTTGCAGGAGTGGCACAGGGAATGGCAGTAATCCCCGGAATATCAAGATCGGGGATGACGGTGGGAAGTCTATTGCTCTTGGGTGTAAAACAAGAAAAGGCTGTGAGGCTTAGTTTTTTAATGGCAATTCCCGCTATTACAGGAGCGCTGTTCTTAGAGCTGCCCGAGGTCTCAAGCACTTCTGAACCCCTTACACTTCCTTTAACTGCAATAGTGACAGCATTTGTGGTTAGCCTCCTTATGATTGAGGCCATACTAAAAATAGCAAAGAGACTTGACTTTTCCAAGTTCTGCATTTTCTTCGGTTCCATAGCTTTGATAGCATCTCTCTTGGGGGTGTTGGTATGA
- a CDS encoding TRAM domain-containing protein, which yields MYGDRFGGRRFEAPVKVGERYKVKIESIGQGGDGIAKIKGFVVFVPNTKVGDEVEIVINSVKRKFAFAEVI from the coding sequence ATGTATGGAGATAGATTTGGTGGAAGAAGATTTGAAGCCCCAGTTAAGGTTGGAGAAAGATATAAGGTAAAGATAGAGAGTATTGGACAAGGCGGAGATGGAATTGCCAAAATTAAGGGGTTTGTAGTATTCGTTCCAAACACAAAAGTTGGGGACGAGGTAGAGATTGTGATTAACAGTGTAAAGCGAAAATTCGCCTTCGCTGAGGTTATCTGA
- a CDS encoding monovalent cation/H+ antiporter subunit E, with amino-acid sequence MSFIVAFIWSFMLWLVLTAGTKGMLWSTEEVIAGSIFATIIGFSTRNIVGEKTQRFLNPVKWVGFIVYALGPLFWGMVKANLDVAYRVITGKIKPGIVRVPVDLENEAQYTILSNSITLTPGTLTVDACPEEKALYVHWIYVKEEEPKSSEPVAGSFEKWARRLGR; translated from the coding sequence ATGAGTTTCATTGTTGCATTTATATGGTCGTTCATGCTCTGGCTTGTACTTACAGCAGGCACTAAGGGGATGCTCTGGAGCACAGAAGAGGTGATAGCAGGAAGTATATTCGCCACGATAATTGGGTTTTCAACAAGGAACATCGTAGGAGAAAAGACACAGAGATTTCTAAATCCAGTAAAATGGGTTGGGTTTATTGTTTATGCATTGGGTCCCCTCTTCTGGGGAATGGTAAAGGCAAATTTAGACGTTGCTTATAGAGTGATTACCGGAAAGATAAAACCTGGAATTGTTAGAGTGCCAGTCGATCTTGAAAATGAGGCTCAATACACTATCTTAAGCAATTCGATTACCCTCACTCCCGGAACTCTGACTGTAGATGCCTGTCCAGAAGAAAAAGCCCTCTACGTTCATTGGATTTATGTAAAAGAAGAAGAGCCAAAAAGCTCTGAGCCTGTCGCAGGTTCTTTTGAAAAATGGGCAAGGAGGTTGGGGAGATGA
- a CDS encoding cation:proton antiporter, with the protein MIFSEFFYGAMAIALGAFITLIRIMLGPSVPDRVVGVDTLNTLIVAGMVLLGAAYDRVIYIDIAIVYALLSYIGTLVIAKYLQGGLE; encoded by the coding sequence ATGATTTTTAGTGAATTTTTCTATGGAGCGATGGCAATCGCTCTTGGAGCATTTATAACTTTGATTCGCATTATGCTTGGCCCCAGTGTTCCCGATAGAGTTGTTGGCGTTGACACATTGAATACCCTTATTGTAGCTGGAATGGTTCTCCTGGGGGCGGCCTATGATAGAGTGATCTACATCGATATAGCCATAGTCTACGCTTTGCTCAGTTACATAGGAACTTTGGTGATTGCAAAGTACCTTCAGGGGGGATTGGAGTGA
- the mnhG gene encoding monovalent cation/H(+) antiporter subunit G → MIKSIIYVFLAISITFNLLGSLSLHRFPDVYTRLHGATKCTTFGTIFAVLAVIVHAVWQIRETGDPKYLQMALHSLVALISLMLTNPTGAHAIAKAAHLSGYKPAKAVVDAYERKLRGGEA, encoded by the coding sequence GTGATTAAAAGCATAATTTACGTTTTTCTGGCAATTAGCATTACATTCAACTTACTTGGGAGCCTTTCACTTCACAGATTCCCTGATGTTTATACCCGACTACATGGAGCCACAAAGTGCACAACTTTTGGAACAATATTTGCCGTTTTGGCTGTGATCGTTCATGCTGTTTGGCAGATAAGAGAAACGGGAGATCCAAAGTACCTCCAAATGGCATTGCACAGCTTAGTTGCTCTGATATCTTTGATGCTTACAAATCCAACAGGAGCCCATGCAATAGCGAAAGCTGCCCATTTGAGCGGTTATAAACCAGCAAAGGCCGTTGTCGATGCCTATGAGAGGAAGCTGAGGGGTGGGGAAGCATGA
- a CDS encoding DUF4040 domain-containing protein yields the protein MNVLSVDMAIQAGLLIGILLSSYWMITTRDLLSAALASAAMSLLLSLEFYMLHAPDVAIAEAAVGAGVVTAIVVYGISKTERWEREGP from the coding sequence ATGAACGTATTGAGCGTTGATATGGCAATTCAGGCGGGACTGCTTATTGGGATACTCCTATCCTCATACTGGATGATAACCACAAGAGATTTGCTTTCAGCGGCTTTAGCCTCTGCAGCCATGAGTCTCCTTCTTAGTTTGGAATTCTATATGCTCCATGCACCAGACGTTGCCATAGCGGAAGCAGCAGTTGGTGCGGGTGTTGTTACTGCGATAGTTGTTTATGGAATCTCAAAAACTGAGAGATGGGAGCGTGAGGGTCCATGA
- the mbhE gene encoding hydrogen gas-evolving membrane-bound hydrogenase subunit E codes for MRRTFGALSLLFIFGILLLIANPDYGLKFGLGGEEWQKYRYTDQYYIDNGVEEVGGTNVVTDIVFDYRGYDTLGEATVLFTSIAGAVALLRKWRDEDEE; via the coding sequence ATGAGGAGGACTTTTGGAGCATTATCCTTGCTCTTCATATTCGGGATATTACTCCTAATCGCCAATCCAGATTATGGCTTAAAATTTGGTTTGGGAGGAGAAGAATGGCAAAAGTACCGCTACACCGACCAGTATTATATAGACAATGGTGTTGAAGAAGTGGGAGGAACTAACGTTGTTACCGACATAGTCTTTGATTACAGAGGATACGATACCCTCGGAGAGGCAACTGTTCTTTTCACTTCAATAGCGGGAGCTGTTGCATTGCTTAGAAAATGGAGGGATGAGGATGAAGAATGA